Proteins encoded by one window of Moorella humiferrea:
- the csx15 gene encoding CRISPR-associated protein Csx15, whose translation MKIINFAHPLTPANLGEIARLSGGGVEEVIEVTCHIDPRCTLEPQIEALVDSLGFSSWEWQTGSFLFNLPSLNYCAAVLVAHLHGRIGYFPAMLRLRPVDESFRWRFEVAEIINLQAVRERARRRR comes from the coding sequence GTGAAGATTATCAATTTTGCTCACCCCTTGACCCCGGCCAACCTGGGGGAAATAGCCAGGCTCAGCGGTGGTGGAGTGGAGGAAGTAATCGAGGTAACCTGTCATATCGATCCCCGTTGCACCCTAGAGCCCCAGATTGAGGCCCTGGTTGATAGCCTCGGGTTTAGCTCCTGGGAGTGGCAAACTGGCTCTTTCCTGTTCAATCTCCCTTCCCTTAATTACTGCGCTGCGGTACTGGTGGCCCATCTGCACGGGCGTATAGGGTATTTCCCGGCTATGTTGCGCCTGCGGCCGGTAGATGAAAGCTTTCGTTGGCGCTTTGAAGTGGCGGAGATTATCAACCTGCAGGCCGTTCGCGAGCGAGCGCGCAGGCGGCGATAA
- the cmr1 gene encoding type III-B CRISPR module RAMP protein Cmr1, with the protein MMQDIILTCEVLTPMFLGGADAREPELRAPSIKGVLRFWWRALHGFDPLLKTKEGSIFGSAGEHAQKSRITLRIEGEDLTPYITKEPLPRHTYQVKGHELNILEYLAYGTYIYNRMQRRNEFYRAYIKPGYSFNLIVKTDNEVDLLEFFLALQYFCWFGSLGAKARNGFGSFKVKNVKGHLPAGEKIDLTSLPGASSLASFKQYTGIPKFSAFSHGARLFRTRQDHSTWDTCLAELGHAYRHARLSLEPPHSYKRRQYIGAPLIVNQKQQSRLARHAKPYFLRVHEWQGRYTGYILYLPSRYCTGLAGEIPGNLNLEKEDAVFSTACQEMNKALGRYLEVID; encoded by the coding sequence ATGATGCAAGACATAATTCTTACTTGCGAGGTTTTAACGCCAATGTTTCTGGGTGGGGCGGATGCCAGGGAGCCAGAGTTAAGGGCGCCATCAATTAAAGGAGTCCTGCGCTTCTGGTGGCGGGCCCTCCACGGCTTTGACCCCCTGTTAAAAACAAAAGAAGGCAGTATATTTGGTTCGGCAGGTGAACATGCACAGAAAAGCAGAATCACCCTTAGAATTGAGGGAGAGGATTTAACTCCTTACATTACAAAAGAACCCCTTCCCCGCCATACATATCAGGTAAAAGGACATGAATTGAATATCCTGGAGTACCTGGCCTACGGAACCTATATTTATAACCGGATGCAGAGAAGGAATGAATTCTACCGCGCCTATATTAAACCTGGTTACAGTTTCAATCTAATCGTAAAGACAGATAATGAAGTTGATCTCCTGGAATTCTTCCTGGCTTTGCAGTATTTTTGCTGGTTCGGATCACTGGGAGCAAAAGCGCGCAATGGTTTTGGCAGCTTTAAAGTTAAAAATGTTAAAGGGCACCTTCCGGCCGGAGAGAAGATTGACTTAACCTCTCTTCCCGGGGCAAGTAGCCTGGCAAGTTTCAAGCAGTATACAGGGATTCCTAAATTCAGCGCCTTCTCTCATGGAGCCAGGCTTTTTAGAACACGGCAGGATCACAGTACCTGGGATACCTGCCTGGCAGAACTGGGCCATGCCTATCGCCATGCCCGTCTCTCCCTGGAGCCCCCTCATTCTTATAAACGGCGCCAGTATATCGGTGCCCCGCTGATTGTTAACCAGAAGCAGCAATCCAGGCTGGCCAGGCACGCCAAACCTTATTTTCTGCGCGTCCATGAGTGGCAGGGAAGATATACAGGTTATATTCTTTACCTACCGTCGCGGTATTGTACAGGCCTGGCAGGAGAAATACCAGGGAACCTTAATCTGGAAAAAGAGGATGCGGTCTTTTCCACTGCGTGCCAGGAAATGAATAAGGCATTAGGACGGTACCTGGAGGTGATAGATTGA
- the cas10 gene encoding type III-B CRISPR-associated protein Cas10/Cmr2: protein MNSLLIFTIGPVQSFIAQARKTQDLYAGSYILSHLCGTAARTAQDNYEAEIIYPDLHNGSLPNRLVALLPVGEKEELQEIGRQLESKVRDEFVQIGRQVVRSFGLPVTPALEAQLQDFLEIYWVGGNCEPSRYAERYRQMEAVLGAIKNTRIFSSGGERGRKCSITGEHNALFYRGGKKAYLEQAFRVPESVPKKYLAPGEALSGIGFMKRAAARYFCHCLGGNFDSDFPSTASIALAASLHLLPADIVESYKKIFAGEFDDQFFYQENLTPRRFALEGLSLEKLQQADALLKELYSEAKKRGIKFTKYYALLVMDGDNMGEWVAGKNLADQGQLPDFQRNLTRYLGAYAREAKAILQLPRGKLVYCGGDDVLGLINLNHLLSVLKDLRDKFPPLEKIANMSQQKTSSTSGGVCIAHYKAPLAEVIKFARKMEEVAKGVDGKDALAIGVLKHSGEICQTVFRWKYDNLEPLSLLHSLVVLLSTGKFSDTFIRNLSREFRSLIPPADESLAKKSGNIALKAAEEEMVAAEIKRLLQRSCQLQDPTEADKIVSELREKLFTLYLECGLVNFLSFLDIAAFLSREVQVISEVKD from the coding sequence TTGAATTCCTTACTTATTTTTACTATCGGACCTGTTCAATCTTTTATCGCCCAGGCGCGTAAGACCCAGGACCTGTACGCCGGCAGTTATATCCTGTCCCATCTCTGTGGTACAGCCGCTCGGACGGCGCAGGATAATTATGAGGCGGAGATAATCTATCCAGATTTACATAATGGATCTTTACCGAACCGTCTTGTGGCTCTTCTTCCCGTAGGAGAAAAGGAAGAGCTGCAAGAAATAGGTCGTCAGTTAGAGAGTAAGGTAAGGGATGAGTTTGTCCAGATCGGGCGGCAAGTGGTCCGGTCTTTCGGTTTACCGGTAACTCCTGCCCTGGAAGCACAGCTACAGGATTTCTTGGAAATCTACTGGGTAGGAGGGAATTGCGAACCCTCCCGTTATGCTGAGCGTTACCGGCAAATGGAAGCTGTCTTAGGAGCGATAAAAAATACCCGCATCTTTTCCTCCGGGGGGGAACGGGGCCGGAAGTGCAGCATTACCGGCGAGCATAACGCCCTTTTCTACCGGGGCGGGAAAAAGGCCTACCTGGAGCAGGCGTTCAGGGTGCCTGAAAGCGTGCCCAAGAAATACCTGGCCCCTGGAGAAGCTTTAAGCGGGATCGGCTTTATGAAACGGGCAGCCGCCAGGTATTTTTGCCATTGTTTGGGTGGAAATTTTGATTCTGACTTTCCTTCGACGGCCAGTATAGCACTAGCGGCAAGTCTCCACTTATTGCCAGCGGATATAGTTGAAAGCTATAAAAAAATTTTTGCAGGCGAATTTGACGATCAGTTCTTTTACCAGGAGAATTTAACCCCAAGACGTTTTGCACTAGAAGGCTTGTCCCTAGAAAAATTACAACAGGCAGATGCGCTTCTCAAGGAACTGTATAGCGAAGCCAAAAAGCGAGGAATAAAGTTTACGAAATACTATGCTCTCCTGGTGATGGATGGCGATAATATGGGCGAATGGGTAGCCGGTAAAAATCTGGCTGACCAGGGGCAACTGCCAGACTTCCAGCGCAACCTTACCCGGTACCTGGGTGCCTATGCCAGGGAGGCCAAAGCAATTTTGCAACTACCTCGAGGTAAGCTCGTTTATTGCGGCGGCGATGATGTCCTGGGTTTAATTAACTTGAACCATCTTCTGTCGGTCTTAAAAGATTTGCGGGATAAATTCCCGCCTTTGGAGAAAATCGCTAATATGTCTCAGCAGAAAACCTCCTCGACTTCAGGAGGAGTCTGTATTGCTCACTATAAAGCACCTCTGGCAGAAGTAATAAAATTTGCACGTAAAATGGAAGAAGTGGCCAAGGGGGTTGACGGGAAGGACGCCCTCGCTATAGGTGTATTAAAACATTCAGGAGAAATCTGCCAGACTGTTTTCAGGTGGAAGTATGATAATTTGGAACCACTTTCTTTGCTGCACAGCCTGGTTGTTCTCTTGAGTACCGGCAAGTTTTCCGATACTTTTATCAGGAATCTATCCCGGGAATTCCGCTCCTTAATCCCACCTGCTGATGAGAGCCTGGCGAAGAAGAGCGGGAATATAGCATTAAAAGCGGCAGAAGAAGAGATGGTGGCAGCCGAAATCAAGCGCCTCTTGCAGCGCTCCTGCCAGCTGCAAGACCCTACGGAGGCAGATAAAATTGTGAGTGAGCTTCGGGAGAAGTTGTTTACCTTGTATTTAGAATGTGGCCTGGTTAATTTCCTTTCTTTTTTAGATATAGCAGCTTTTCTATCCCGGGAGGTGCAGGTAATCAGTGAAGTTAAAGATTGA
- the cmr3 gene encoding type III-B CRISPR module-associated protein Cmr3: MKLKIDPLDTLFFRDGRPFTMGDDNWAVSIFPPSPGVIYGALRSLYFSWHPKELALAETEADPTSGLQITAFYWLIGSEGEGNPYYPMPLDCVRLKHNRREPQRFYLLTMSSLGNLVTNYPFTWLLTSQDEEVEGPVGYLIDHESLRNYLEGKRATFFGLDMNFYLSRELKVGIGRDAGTRAAEEHRLYRVEMLRLKDMSLAVDYQGLKLPEEGFLRLGGEGRAAVYTHVAGATEELPAPAGGRYFKLYLATPAFFKGGWRPGWINPEGVGNYQGLKLKLLTAAVGKPLSIGGFDIKRKQPKPMRKAVPAGSVYYFEILQGTMDDAVKVFHGHSISEYREKEGFGLAYMGYLDPKNQSILEKGET, from the coding sequence GTGAAGTTAAAGATTGACCCCCTGGATACCCTTTTTTTCCGCGACGGTCGGCCCTTTACCATGGGTGATGATAATTGGGCAGTAAGTATTTTTCCTCCTTCTCCCGGCGTGATTTATGGTGCTTTACGCAGTCTTTATTTCTCCTGGCATCCGAAAGAACTTGCTTTGGCCGAAACTGAGGCCGATCCTACGTCCGGTTTACAAATAACAGCTTTTTATTGGCTTATAGGTTCGGAAGGAGAAGGCAACCCTTATTATCCCATGCCCCTGGATTGCGTCAGGCTGAAGCACAACCGGCGTGAACCCCAGCGTTTTTACCTGCTAACCATGAGCTCGCTGGGGAACCTGGTGACTAACTATCCTTTTACATGGTTGTTAACGAGCCAGGATGAGGAGGTAGAAGGTCCGGTAGGCTATCTCATAGATCACGAAAGCCTTAGGAATTACCTGGAAGGCAAAAGGGCAACATTTTTCGGCCTGGATATGAATTTCTATTTGAGCCGGGAGCTCAAAGTCGGGATTGGTCGGGATGCCGGCACCAGGGCGGCAGAAGAACACCGTCTGTACCGGGTAGAGATGTTACGGTTAAAAGATATGAGCCTGGCCGTTGATTATCAGGGTCTGAAATTGCCGGAGGAGGGCTTCCTGCGCCTGGGTGGGGAAGGCCGGGCAGCCGTTTACACCCATGTGGCAGGAGCAACAGAGGAACTGCCAGCTCCTGCAGGGGGCAGGTATTTCAAGCTTTACCTGGCTACTCCCGCCTTTTTTAAAGGAGGGTGGCGTCCCGGATGGATAAATCCAGAGGGCGTAGGTAATTATCAGGGTTTAAAACTAAAGCTACTTACGGCGGCTGTGGGCAAACCACTTTCTATAGGCGGCTTTGATATAAAACGAAAGCAGCCCAAACCCATGCGCAAGGCCGTACCGGCGGGCAGTGTCTATTATTTTGAAATACTGCAAGGCACGATGGACGATGCTGTTAAGGTTTTCCACGGCCATTCAATAAGCGAGTATAGGGAAAAGGAGGGTTTTGGGCTCGCTTACATGGGCTATCTCGATCCCAAAAATCAAAGTATCTTAGAGAAAGGAGAAACCTGA
- a CDS encoding putative CRISPR-associated protein produces MLVITTVGTSLLENYRENHSDIDMDYLYLKEEPASNWDNNERRINKIKRALLNWAQAKKETCAEIKSLFSIRHHNTKEIEVRLLATDTILSRLVAEVLEQVLKDEMKIFFEPEKDVIKGLQVWDRKRFEKEGLINLIARIEELAFTCKEIAINFTGGYKAIIPYITIMGQLNNIPLYYIFEDTDELIRLPQAPLDINWGIFEKYSHIIEDLAGGIYDWSRYKLEHPVEEDFQACIWEEGECAELNAIGRMFWNKYHNYFVVEVLKGFSYSKDSSGNKREINEALQELYGRLESLIKENKLRTTEELQIYINSLSEKNDLRHGENPDRDKYIFKSTRKSQIRLVYTPIIKPYGLSLRLFDYVRGDFDHGEYIKEFKQRMNMLTEPDFIVITLRKPLGNKF; encoded by the coding sequence ATGCTGGTTATTACCACTGTGGGCACCTCCTTGCTGGAAAATTACCGCGAGAATCACTCCGATATCGATATGGATTATCTTTATTTAAAGGAAGAACCGGCGTCAAACTGGGATAACAACGAGCGGCGGATAAACAAAATTAAAAGAGCCCTGTTGAACTGGGCCCAGGCGAAGAAAGAGACCTGCGCTGAGATTAAAAGCCTCTTTAGCATTCGCCATCATAATACTAAAGAAATAGAGGTGCGGCTGCTGGCCACGGATACCATCCTTTCCCGCTTGGTAGCCGAAGTCCTTGAACAGGTCCTCAAGGACGAAATGAAAATATTTTTTGAGCCGGAAAAAGATGTTATCAAAGGCCTGCAGGTATGGGATAGAAAACGTTTTGAAAAGGAAGGATTAATAAACCTTATCGCCAGGATCGAAGAACTAGCATTTACCTGCAAAGAGATAGCTATTAATTTTACTGGTGGCTACAAGGCGATTATCCCCTATATTACCATTATGGGACAGCTTAACAATATTCCACTCTACTACATATTCGAAGATACCGATGAGCTTATCAGGTTGCCCCAGGCACCCCTGGACATCAATTGGGGTATTTTTGAGAAGTACAGCCATATCATTGAAGACCTGGCCGGGGGAATTTATGACTGGAGCCGATATAAATTAGAACATCCAGTAGAGGAAGATTTCCAGGCCTGTATCTGGGAAGAAGGCGAATGCGCAGAATTAAATGCCATTGGCCGGATGTTTTGGAACAAGTATCACAACTATTTCGTGGTAGAAGTCTTGAAGGGGTTCAGCTATAGCAAAGATAGCAGCGGTAACAAGCGGGAAATCAACGAGGCCCTGCAGGAACTCTACGGCCGGTTGGAGAGTTTAATCAAAGAGAATAAACTCCGGACCACAGAGGAACTCCAAATATACATAAACTCGCTGTCTGAAAAGAATGATCTCCGCCATGGCGAGAACCCCGACAGGGACAAATACATTTTCAAGTCAACCAGAAAGAGCCAGATCAGGCTTGTCTATACCCCCATTATTAAACCTTACGGTCTGAGCCTGCGCCTTTTTGATTATGTCAGGGGCGATTTTGATCATGGCGAGTATATTAAAGAATTCAAGCAACGGATGAATATGCTCACAGAACCGGATTTTATTGTTATTACTTTGAGAAAGCCCTTAGGTAACAAATTTTAA
- the cmr4 gene encoding type III-B CRISPR module RAMP protein Cmr4, producing the protein MFKAARPFFLIVETPLHAGCGSDLGVVDLPIQREKHTGIPKVEASGLKGCLREAFEGLSETPNGSLPEPLVQEFPALKEKSKLKEAINLAFGPEEGELYAGALGFTDARLLLFPVRSMRGVFGWVSCPAVISKFLHELRMAGIKNSLQVPPAYTVPRGCGLMVNSEHLILEEYTLAVKEDTACTCLADWLAGKLFPGSGYDYWFAKMKKDLVILADDDFRDFVNLSTEVITRTKIDPKTGTVQEGALFTEEYLPQESVLYSLALASPVFNTNKGVFARDEERAVLTFWQKGLPEFLQLGGNATIGKGIVRLKVLEED; encoded by the coding sequence ATGTTTAAAGCTGCGCGTCCTTTTTTCCTCATTGTAGAAACGCCTCTCCATGCCGGTTGCGGCAGTGACCTGGGAGTAGTCGACCTGCCCATCCAGCGGGAAAAACATACCGGCATACCTAAGGTAGAAGCTTCCGGCTTGAAAGGCTGCCTTAGGGAAGCTTTCGAGGGACTCAGCGAAACACCAAATGGTTCGCTGCCGGAACCCCTGGTGCAAGAATTTCCTGCCCTTAAAGAAAAGAGCAAGCTGAAGGAAGCTATCAACCTTGCCTTTGGACCCGAGGAAGGAGAACTCTATGCAGGCGCCCTGGGTTTTACCGATGCCAGGCTCCTGTTGTTTCCAGTGCGCTCAATGCGCGGGGTGTTCGGGTGGGTGAGCTGCCCGGCAGTCATTTCCAAGTTTCTTCATGAGTTAAGAATGGCTGGAATAAAAAATAGCTTACAGGTACCGCCGGCGTATACGGTACCCCGGGGTTGCGGGCTGATGGTAAACAGTGAACACCTGATCCTGGAAGAATATACCCTGGCAGTAAAAGAAGACACTGCCTGTACCTGCCTGGCAGATTGGCTGGCCGGTAAACTATTTCCAGGATCGGGCTATGACTACTGGTTCGCGAAGATGAAGAAAGACTTGGTAATCCTGGCGGATGATGATTTCCGTGATTTTGTCAACCTGTCCACAGAGGTAATCACCAGGACAAAGATCGACCCCAAAACAGGTACGGTGCAGGAGGGGGCCTTATTTACTGAAGAGTATTTACCCCAGGAAAGCGTCCTTTATTCCCTGGCGCTGGCCTCGCCGGTTTTTAACACCAATAAAGGCGTTTTTGCCAGGGATGAAGAGAGGGCCGTTCTCACTTTCTGGCAAAAAGGTCTGCCGGAATTCTTGCAACTGGGTGGCAATGCCACCATTGGTAAAGGGATAGTAAGGTTAAAGGTCCTGGAGGAGGATTAA
- the cmr5 gene encoding type III-B CRISPR module-associated protein Cmr5, producing the protein MIAGLEQGRARYAYDCARQGKELQASKEYKSYAKKIPTLIKTNGLGATVAFIAAKKKDDPNKKEYAYKLIYDQLTQWLVARGLVARGKELVDAIISLDSFSYRMVTVEVLALFKWVSRFAEGLIEGVADD; encoded by the coding sequence GTGATTGCAGGATTAGAGCAGGGCCGGGCACGTTATGCCTATGACTGCGCCAGGCAGGGGAAAGAACTGCAAGCCAGTAAAGAATATAAATCCTATGCCAAAAAAATACCTACTCTGATCAAAACTAATGGCCTGGGGGCAACCGTGGCATTTATTGCCGCCAAAAAGAAGGATGATCCCAATAAGAAAGAATATGCCTATAAGCTTATTTATGACCAGTTGACCCAATGGCTGGTGGCAAGGGGCCTGGTGGCGCGAGGTAAAGAATTAGTTGATGCAATAATTTCCCTTGATTCCTTTTCCTACCGCATGGTTACGGTAGAAGTTCTGGCACTTTTCAAATGGGTTAGCCGCTTTGCTGAAGGCTTGATTGAAGGTGTTGCCGATGATTGA
- the cmr6 gene encoding type III-B CRISPR module RAMP protein Cmr6: protein MIEKGKLVIQKAKSGRYTGTVWLGAKKMPLPSFYELTDDSYNGADCEVEREKGQIIKILVDGRELPRRPAKQQRDNSTWGRPEQDRHKQYSDFRRQKDTDTKGKSSEDNLRLFLPEDTLKFLPARIDNFGLLLNKAAKYDIEDKSFKFFKVDKKEKAGTLLIKADFSSIDFPALNARRDKALNGLGLLLERLELTPKWRFVVGLGQESVYETALTLHPVYGFPFIPGSAIKGLVRNTIISEVFAGDEKAAVADEGFRAIFGWTNYGTSKSHKGLVHFFDAYPAAAPKIVPDIINSHYAKYYQDTSGRIPPGDYYNPVPVFFLTVAGTEMIFYLGINPAANRAIAGGQFAGHDFLSTASKWLRYALSEYGIGAKTAVGYGYFASL from the coding sequence ATGATTGAAAAGGGCAAACTGGTGATCCAGAAAGCAAAAAGTGGCAGGTATACAGGTACAGTTTGGTTGGGCGCTAAAAAAATGCCCCTGCCGTCCTTCTATGAATTAACAGATGACAGCTACAATGGGGCTGATTGTGAGGTGGAAAGGGAAAAGGGGCAGATAATAAAGATCCTTGTGGACGGGCGGGAACTGCCGCGCCGTCCCGCTAAGCAGCAAAGGGATAATTCTACTTGGGGCAGGCCAGAGCAGGACCGGCACAAGCAATATTCTGACTTCCGCCGGCAGAAGGATACCGATACCAAGGGTAAATCATCAGAAGATAATTTGAGGTTGTTTTTACCAGAAGATACTCTAAAGTTTTTACCTGCCAGAATCGACAATTTTGGCCTTCTCCTCAATAAAGCAGCCAAATATGACATCGAAGATAAAAGTTTTAAGTTTTTTAAGGTAGATAAGAAGGAGAAGGCCGGCACTTTACTTATAAAAGCTGATTTTTCCTCAATAGATTTTCCGGCCCTAAATGCGAGGCGGGATAAAGCCCTCAATGGGCTGGGTCTGCTCCTGGAACGGCTTGAACTTACCCCTAAGTGGCGGTTTGTTGTAGGCCTGGGCCAGGAATCGGTTTATGAAACAGCCTTGACCCTTCATCCTGTCTACGGTTTTCCCTTTATCCCAGGCAGCGCTATAAAGGGCCTGGTGCGCAACACAATAATCAGCGAAGTTTTTGCGGGAGATGAAAAGGCGGCTGTCGCTGACGAGGGTTTTCGGGCTATTTTTGGGTGGACCAATTACGGTACGTCGAAAAGTCATAAAGGACTGGTACACTTCTTCGATGCCTACCCGGCTGCGGCACCCAAAATAGTGCCTGACATTATTAATTCCCATTATGCCAAGTACTACCAGGACACCAGCGGAAGGATTCCACCCGGCGATTATTATAATCCGGTACCGGTTTTTTTCCTGACGGTAGCAGGGACAGAGATGATCTTTTACTTAGGCATAAACCCGGCAGCCAACCGGGCCATCGCCGGGGGGCAGTTTGCCGGACATGATTTTTTAAGCACCGCTTCCAAATGGCTTCGCTATGCCCTTAGCGAATATGGTATTGGAGCCAAAACAGCGGTAGGTTATGGTTATTTCGCTTCTTTATAG
- a CDS encoding TM1802 family CRISPR-associated protein, producing MGFLQAIWALGDLGGGEGLEPYLKFPLEKEGRVIRVYLDVPDPEAEVLDVRGVARIDVAHFQPEPEMKLKYLYRDRVGSASTWGFTPIHKLGKPKAGRDKNREYLLGKKGDWRRDKDSHFFKIRNKLLLEYEATGTLTSGSADRIMAGLEQKIEAVLDDLDPKQSHIVIFGAAKGGNFLYPGEIPAFVAYFRRKLAEALQGRGCNKGERLVCAICGKASGDLTGLKKVFKFSTDDKVNFAPGLEKERAEASFPICQSCLEKMSGGREHTERKLANASILPGMRLWAIPEAVGEARTPIFTALLKNIEANLEDEHLQSPGEKREERFFTQLARQGDTGLAFHFVCWERNNAQELVHLMVEDVPPERLAFLEARWSETVRCLFGWDNDLRSLDSAIRSLYVTLSRFAGKSEADRQVFRDFALKVISRMLQGEKLPVAAYKKIINARTGKLIFESDSWSSVKESILFAHAWAEFMIRVNDRGEDNEA from the coding sequence TTGGGATTTCTCCAAGCAATATGGGCCCTGGGGGACCTGGGGGGAGGGGAAGGCCTGGAGCCCTACCTAAAATTTCCCCTTGAGAAAGAGGGCCGGGTGATCAGGGTTTACCTGGACGTGCCCGACCCGGAAGCTGAGGTCCTGGATGTGCGGGGGGTGGCCCGGATTGACGTGGCCCACTTCCAGCCCGAGCCGGAAATGAAGCTGAAGTATTTGTACCGCGACCGGGTGGGGTCGGCTTCCACCTGGGGCTTTACGCCTATCCATAAGCTGGGCAAACCCAAAGCAGGCAGAGATAAAAACCGGGAATATTTACTGGGCAAGAAGGGCGACTGGCGCCGGGATAAGGACAGCCACTTTTTCAAGATCCGGAACAAGCTGCTCCTGGAATACGAGGCCACGGGTACTCTAACTTCCGGGTCGGCAGACAGGATCATGGCCGGCCTGGAGCAAAAAATCGAAGCGGTGCTGGATGACCTGGATCCCAAACAGTCCCATATTGTAATCTTTGGCGCGGCGAAAGGCGGAAATTTTCTCTACCCGGGGGAGATACCGGCCTTTGTGGCCTATTTCCGCCGCAAGCTGGCCGAAGCCCTGCAGGGCAGGGGGTGTAATAAAGGAGAAAGGTTAGTATGCGCCATTTGCGGGAAAGCGAGCGGCGACTTAACCGGGTTAAAAAAAGTCTTCAAGTTTTCTACCGATGATAAGGTTAACTTCGCGCCCGGCCTGGAAAAAGAACGAGCGGAGGCTTCTTTTCCTATTTGTCAATCCTGCCTGGAAAAAATGTCAGGCGGCAGGGAACATACGGAAAGGAAGCTGGCCAACGCCTCTATCCTGCCGGGAATGCGGCTGTGGGCTATACCTGAGGCGGTGGGCGAAGCCAGGACCCCTATTTTTACTGCCCTCCTCAAAAACATTGAGGCAAATCTGGAAGACGAACACCTGCAAAGCCCGGGGGAAAAGAGGGAGGAGAGGTTTTTTACCCAACTGGCCCGCCAGGGCGATACCGGCCTGGCCTTTCATTTCGTCTGCTGGGAACGCAATAACGCCCAGGAACTGGTGCATTTAATGGTGGAAGACGTGCCGCCGGAGCGCCTGGCCTTCCTGGAAGCACGGTGGAGCGAAACCGTCCGGTGCCTCTTCGGCTGGGATAACGACCTTCGTTCTCTGGATTCAGCCATCAGGTCCCTTTATGTAACCTTGAGCCGCTTTGCTGGCAAAAGCGAGGCCGACCGGCAGGTCTTCCGCGATTTCGCCCTCAAGGTCATCAGCAGAATGCTGCAGGGCGAGAAGCTGCCTGTGGCCGCATACAAAAAGATAATCAACGCCAGGACGGGCAAGCTGATTTTCGAAAGCGATAGCTGGTCCAGCGTGAAAGAGAGTATCCTTTTTGCCCATGCCTGGGCGGAATTCATGATCAGGGTAAACGACAGGGGGGAAGATA